The following is a genomic window from Solanum stenotomum isolate F172 unplaced genomic scaffold, ASM1918654v1 scaffold26061, whole genome shotgun sequence.
TGTTTCTTGCCAATGAAATCCCAATGAGTCAATTACCCTCTAAGAGAAAACAGAACCCAATATGGCATGCACTTATCCGGTCTTGGGTTCCAAATCCGAAAAAAGTTCTAGACCTTCCATGGGTTTCTTTACCAAAGTCTTTGGTTAAAATAAGTCTATCTGGGTGCAACCTATCTGAAGTTGATTTTCCCAGGGACTTCAGTAATTTAATGTCGTTGCAGAACCTAGACCTCAGTAAAAATCCAATCAGTTGTCTTCCAGATTGCATCAGAACTCTTTCCAGGCTCAATAATCTTGAATTAGCTTCTTGTACGATGCTTAAATTTCTCATAGACCTACCTCGTGTCCACAATTTGGGGCTGGGATACTGCACTTCCCTAGAAAGAGTAACATATCTATCAGTAGGGTGTCGGGCAAAAGTTTACCATTTAAATGGCTGTAAAGAACTCACTGATATGGAGGGAAGCTATAAGTTGGAATCCATGGGAGGAGTTGAGAAAACAATGAAGTCGTTGGAATTAAGCATGTGGGATTCTGTCGGAAGCTTTGAAGTGAAATTGTATAACAATTCAACTCATACAGAAAGTAGAGGACCAGTAAAGGTATTTTCTCCTCTTCCATTCCCCCCTCCCACCCCCAAAGAAGGGGTTGACGGATCTACTGTCATTTGTGTGGTCAAACTTCTTCATGTAACAGCTGTACCTGTTggttccttttttgtttttattttgtcatttttaatgaGATTCTTCATGACACAGGTATTGTTTGAAAGCGGAATGATCAGCATATATCTTCCAGGGAGCATGGTTCCTGATTGGTTTTGTTACAAGAGTGCTGGATCAACTCTATCTTTCACCGTCCCTTCATCTCCTGATCTCAAGATCCAGGGCATAACTGTGTGCTCAGTGTACACAATTGACTGGAAAGTCTGGATTGAGGGTATCCAGTTTTATTTGATAATCCATAATGAGCAGAAGAATGTGAAACTGATTTATAGCCCGACTTGCTATGGTCTTCCTGAAGCCCAAAACGAAATGTTATGGTTCACCCATTGGATATTTCTGAGTCAGCTGGATGCTGGTGACACCTTGAATGTCTCAGTTGTTACTATGGAGGGTTTTAGCATCAAGGAAATTGGTATTCACTTAATGCATGGAGAGCAAGTAGACATGGTTTTGAACTCAAACAGTCAAGAAATGCAGCGAGATTATCCTTATCAGGGGATGATGCCTGCCAAACGTCAAGGGCTTGTAGATTTATACTGCTATGGCCATATGGGGATTGGATTGGACTTCATTTTGCCCTACATACCATGAGATCCATGAATGGGAATACATATACCTGCTAAAATCTTTGGAGGAGTCGGATGCAAAATATGATATCTTAGCCATCGTCTCCCCAAgtatcttcttttttcttccttcatttgaaatttcatttttctagaAAGAACTATTTATGTGGAATTTGGGTGACAATCAATACTTCTATCGTCATCttattcataattatattttatgataGACATTTCTCTAATTTTGAAGAAATATGTTCTGAAATACTCTATTAAGAATATTGTCTTGTGTTCTCGAGAAAGCTGCTTCCTTCAAAATTCGTGTAGTTTATATTGAAGACATACTTGGCAATTGTAGTTTTTCCTATCCCACCCATACCACAAACTTCAGCTACACTAACTGTATCAGTCCTATTTTTCAACCACAGATTAAGGTCTTTAACCCGAGAATCTATTCCAATGAGATGGGGTGCAATACATACAACTGAATGATTTATTTTCTCTTCAATTACTTTGATGATCTTCTCAATAAACTGTGTCTTGTTCCTACAAGAGCAGCACACAAGGACCAGACATTAGAAGGTAGAATCACAAACTTGTCATCCGAAAACAGGAACATTTAATCAAAGTATAATTGAAGACACAGTACATGGGCTGCTACACATAAATCTTGGGTAATAATGGAGCTTACCTTTCAGTTTACCCCTGTAAAGTCATCCCCCCAAGAGTAGAAACTTCTTTGAGTGCTTTCCTCCACCCTTCGATCTGCTTAGCCCatgtgtaacaccccagaaatttcgcagtttgaactagagcctaaacgtagtgtcaatgaggtataaaatgaattcccctaagttagtagaccatctaggtGTGCTATGGTGGTCTATGAGTTAAGGCCTAAGGGAGGAGTGCCAAACAAAAGGGGCAAGCCAAGGcctaaggccaaggctgccccaaattAACTAggttttatgtttttcatattataatttatgtCCACTTGCGGGaaaactccttgccgagggcctgtgcacccccgggattagtcggggctcaaagagactcggacacccggtgcaaataaaaaaaaaaaaaaaaaaaaatttatgtccaGTTATATTAGCTTTGGTTTTGAAAGTAgtttttaagtattatttatcGATATACTTGGAAAGTCTTATGCCAATATTTCTGATCTGTTCATACATGAAAAACATATATAGTTGCACCAGTATCTTAACTCAAATTAATCTtataaataagatatatatGTTCGGAGAAAAGTATTGAGCCAATATGCTTAATCAATATGTTGATAAGCcagttttaatatgtatgaaGAAGTTCTATTTtggaaagaaaattttaaaataatattagaaatacaataataaaattattcatcaaattaaaaatactgATAGAGTCAAAATTGTAGTTTATAagttatttagatatttatatttACTCAAATATATAATCATACCGACGTCCATATGAGTATAGATGGTAAAATTAGtacattaatatataatttgtccAATTCATTTAAGTTAACCGCTTATTTATTAgtataattcatttaaaattcaattcattttagataattaaaaattagattGATATGTAGTTAAATTGACTTATAAGTAGTATTAATgtattttcagaaaaatatgagaaatttaTATTGAGGTTAGTGTAGTGAAAAAGAGAgttgagacaaaaaaaatattctaagtcttcaactatatttactatacaaaagaaaatatttatatgttgaaggaaaatgttcttATGTGaagctttggactcttcaactaaaTCCGGAGTTGCTTGAGTTGTACGACGTTGTtgggctgttgtatcctggatGGGACAAATCAAGAATATTATTGCTAGATTGATGTAGATTATGCTGCAGTgaacttgaatctccttaaagagagcaaGATATCCCGCCTCAgcttaaatatttgtttattcatttttgtcattttatttcaatagtaatttattgtattttgtggtatattacaccaacacAAATAATGTGGGACTTTCCAGCGCGAATCCGGATTTAGTCGAGTTTCAGGCTTCAATATGGATACCGAACACTAAATggaaagccaaaaaaaaaattgaaataaccCGTGAGTCTATTTTGACCCATATAGAGAGAAGGCCCAAAATAATCCCTCATCTTtgggttaagactcaaagtcatccttgagttttcacatgaAACATTAATACTCCCTCATGTTTataatattggtgcacttttagTCTTCTTCTCACAATCTCTCACATGGAGtcattatttctactaaatatataaaatgacgattaaacattccatacataaattacggataaaatcaatgttaaaaaatgagcaaaattttgaaaaaagaccaaaagtgcaccaatattacaaatatgactattaatattttatgtgAAAACTCACATATGACGTTGaatcttaacaaaaaaaataagggaTTATTTTGGGCCTTTTTCTTGTCTGAGGATGCCAACAGTTATATGGGTGACCTCAAATTGTATTAGGTCCAGACGGAAAAATCAGAAATCGTCGGAAGCCATGGATTGTCACTTTGCAGCAACAACAGAAATGGCGATTCTATCATATTTCAgggtatgtatgtatgtatagaATAATCAGGGTTTCTTCTTACACCATTATGCGACCAATCTTCGAAtcatcctttcttttttttaaatgataatcGGTGAGTTGTTGAAATAATCTTATTTGTTTCATTATGCCAACCAAAATGCATAATTTAACATGGAGTGCAATTTTCTTAattctgttttatttattatgtagCATTAGATGGTCTTTGCAGAAAGAATATTGGCCGGTGCAACTAATGAGTCCATATTTTTGTAGATTTCTGAATAAACTAATCAACAGGATTAGTTAATTAAGCAGTTGGCcccttttatcttttttttaatcaatctGCATAGATTCCTGGACCACATTTggttaatttaattcattattagTGGTAAAGACAGAAGTTAGTGAACGTTGAGTCAGAATTTGGACTTGTGTTCATTGATCCAAGgcttaaataaataatcagcttattaatttattactccctctgtccctaattacttgtccacttttaaattgacacacctattaagaaactaattaatgacatagtgagtttatcattttaccacTATTAATTATgtagtggatgaaaagttctacattattcaaaataattagtcatttaattgatggtataataggtaaaaagaatttgtcctttcttgatttgtcaaaatgaataagtaattagggacagagggagtagcaGATAAGAGAACTAGCCTAATACTAGTTTTCTCTAGTCTGCATTTTTCTTGTCCTTGTGTCATATATTGGCTTTTAAAGCATTGTGTAATTGTGTATCCTCACTGGGAGAATTGATTGGTCAACTTGATCTGATGGGTTCTGAAAGAAGACCACAAACATCTTCCTCTTTTGTTTCTCCATCCATTTATCATGTGTTCTTGAGTTTCAGGGGTGAAGACACCCGCAAGACTTT
Proteins encoded in this region:
- the LOC125851469 gene encoding disease resistance-like protein DSC1; its protein translation is MQSLEVFLANEIPMSQLPSKRKQNPIWHALIRSWVPNPKKVLDLPWVSLPKSLVKISLSGCNLSEVDFPRDFSNLMSLQNLDLSKNPISCLPDCIRTLSRLNNLELASCTMLKFLIDLPRVHNLGLGYCTSLERVTYLSVGCRAKVYHLNGCKELTDMEGSYKLESMGGVEKTMKSLELSMWDSVGSFEVKLYNNSTHTESRGPVKVLFESGMISIYLPGSMVPDWFCYKSAGSTLSFTVPSSPDLKIQGITVCSVYTIDWKVWIEGIQFYLIIHNEQKNVKLIYSPTCYGLPEAQNEMLWFTHWIFLSQLDAGDTLNVSVVTMEGFSIKEIGIHLMHGEQVDMVLNSNSQEMQRDYPYQGMMPAKRQGLVDLYCYGHMGIGLDFILPYIP